One region of Anthonomus grandis grandis chromosome 22, icAntGran1.3, whole genome shotgun sequence genomic DNA includes:
- the LOC126749101 gene encoding uncharacterized protein LOC126749101, translating to MRTAYRLHVLSCGHRNTVVSICSDGRAAIKAITAAKVGCRVQLVWIPAHAGHAGNEEADSLARLGSANVPMGPEPIVGIAKCVAVASMKGLLDKWTHRRWTESPGMRQAKAHIGRAHLSSLPVSPKIYYA from the exons atgaggactgcgtacaggctacacgtcctaagctgcggacaccgcaatactgtcgtatcaatatgctcggacggcagagctgccattaaggctatcacggccgcaaag gttggctgcagggtccagctcgtctggatacctgcccacgcaggccatgcaggtaatgaggaagcggactctcttgccagactgggatccgcgaatgtgccgatggggccggaacccatagttggtatcgccaaatgcgttgcggttgcgtcaatgaagggtctgctggacaagtggacccaccgaagatggactgagtcccctggtatgagacaggccaaagcgcacataggtagGGCCCACCTATCATccctgcctgtctcaccaaaaatctactacgcctaa